The Prochlorococcus marinus CUG1433 genome contains the following window.
AATGGATAACCAATATCTTTCTTTTTAGCTATATTTTTTTCTTCATTATTATCTTTGAAATTTCCATAATTTGGTCTCCAATAAGAAGGGAAATCTTCATAGTTGCAGCAATAATCTAAAAAACTATTAAAAGCTAATCTCATATGCCTTCTTATTGTTGCCTTGTCAGGTGGCCAACCAACTAATTGATTGTATTGTCCATGCTTATATTCATTAATTACCTTTTTATATAAAGCTCTAGCATTTTGCGGTCTATGATTTGCTCTATTCATATAGAACATAACTCCCTCTAAAACAGGAAGATGCTTTTTATTCCAAGTGTTTTCTTTAATATCTGATCTTTCTTTTCTATATCTAACAAAAGCCCCTTCCCAATCAAGTTTGACTTCCGAAGAAGAGTTTCTTGCATATTTAAAAGCGGTCTTTAAAAGGATCTTTCCATTATTTTCTAAATAAGTGTTTGCTCCTTCTTCTATAAACTTCAATGCTTCAATCATTTGATTCTCTTCCCATAAGTAAGGAAGGTTTATAGATTTTCTTCCAGTTGTCTTAGTTCCATATATTAAACGCATATTCCCTCTATCATTTTCTACTGTCCAACCAGATCCAATAGATTCCTTTATTGCCCTTCTTAATGTTTTTACCCAATTGTTTGATTGTGGCATTTAATGACCGAGTGCTCTACCTATTGTCCACGGATTTCCGTGGATTTTCAACTGAGTAAGGCAAAAGTGTGCAGTCTCGTGCAGTCTTATGCAGAGTATGACTTCAGTTATAGCTTAGATCCCTTTGTCTCACTAGAAGAGTCATAGTGCTTTGGGAGCACTAGGTCGCAGGTTCGAATCCTGTCGCCCCGACTCTAAAAAATCAAGTCATACTAGCGAGTCTCTCAACTCGCTTTTTTATTATTTGTTGTCTCACATTAAGAAAAGGTAGCTAGAGGGGTAGCTAGGATACAGTTGTTGCGGTCGTCACTTACTTATCTAGTGCCTTTTATTGACAATTCCATCAATTAGGTTGTTCCCCAAAAATTTTAGAACACTTATTAATCAATAAGTGCTTAATCAATAAGTGCGACCCATGAAAAGGCTGCTCCAATACCGATTAAAATTCCCGAAACCAAATTTTTATTCTTTAAAATTTTTCCAATATGCTCTGATAAGTATAGGACTATTAAGAGCAAAGATCCTTGCCCTATAAATATTCCTAAAAAGTAACTTAATAGAGGACTTTGCTCAGCACCAATAATTGCACCTCCTATCAAGTAACCATGCAAAGAGATCATGGGTAAAAGTAATGAGCTAGGTAAATAGCCCAAAATTATCAAACTTTCTAAAACTAAGCTTAAAGATACTAATGCTTCTGCGTAGGGAATCATAAATTCTGGCAATGACAAAATTTGCGCAATAGCACTTCCAATTAAACCAAAACCTAATAAAGGTAATATCCATTTTTTTGGGAATCTCAATCCAATAAGACTTATTGCCAAAATAAAAAGGAGATGGTCTGGACCTAATAAGGGATGACCAATACCACTGATAAATCCCTGCCAGGAAGTTAATGTGGAACTCTCACCCATACCAAATGGATGATGAGCAAATACTGGATTATAGATACTAATAAAAAACAAATATACAGGGAAGATTATTAAAGAGACTTTTAAGTTCTTATGAAAAAAATTTTTAGAATTCATTTTTCTATTTAAATTAATGATCTTTGCATGGTGAACATTCTTCACAATCTGTACATTCGCAAGGACAAACACAACCACAA
Protein-coding sequences here:
- a CDS encoding HupE/UreJ family protein, which translates into the protein MFVLANVQIVKNVHHAKIINLNRKMNSKNFFHKNLKVSLIIFPVYLFFISIYNPVFAHHPFGMGESSTLTSWQGFISGIGHPLLGPDHLLFILAISLIGLRFPKKWILPLLGFGLIGSAIAQILSLPEFMIPYAEALVSLSLVLESLIILGYLPSSLLLPMISLHGYLIGGAIIGAEQSPLLSYFLGIFIGQGSLLLIVLYLSEHIGKILKNKNLVSGILIGIGAAFSWVALID
- a CDS encoding integrase — its product is MPQSNNWVKTLRRAIKESIGSGWTVENDRGNMRLIYGTKTTGRKSINLPYLWEENQMIEALKFIEEGANTYLENNGKILLKTAFKYARNSSSEVKLDWEGAFVRYRKERSDIKENTWNKKHLPVLEGVMFYMNRANHRPQNARALYKKVINEYKHGQYNQLVGWPPDKATIRRHMRLAFNSFLDYCCNYEDFPSYWRPNYGNFKDNNEEKNIAKKKDIGYPLTDAQIGRLVDNFIDQPQAQRWKFAAQLCSVYGLRPEELNHLVLRNNKTELWCIYQKVNSNFKERQLLPLLVRDVDGEPFDWNYNLVQRLAAGEELPKIPLGNGGQNFGEYLRRKSIRKTWLSICAEAEAEGQKCKPYSFRHRYAYVAHTRPMEDGTMRAPKQIADAMGHDLQTHLESYARFMTKDLKKAFDLAEV